One segment of Ricinus communis isolate WT05 ecotype wild-type chromosome 8, ASM1957865v1, whole genome shotgun sequence DNA contains the following:
- the LOC107262112 gene encoding auxin-responsive protein SAUR21-like: MGIRLLSMFPNVKQILKGKSLRNHQQQHSEVPKGHLAVYVGEQQMKRFVVPISYLSHPSFQDLLNQAEEEFGFDHPMGGLTIPCNENTFLDLTSKFHAS, from the coding sequence ATGGGTATTCGCTTGCTTTCCATGTTTCCAAACGTAAAGCAAATACTGAAAGGTAAATCTCTTCGAAACCATCAGCAGCAGCATTCAGAAGTACCGAAAGGGCATCTAGCGGTTTACGTTGGAGAACAGCAAATGAAGAGATTTGTGGTACCAATATCGTATTTGAGTCATCCTTCATTCCAAGATTTGCTTAACCAAGCTGAAGAAGAGTTTGGTTTTGATCATCCAATGGGTGGCCTTACTATTCCTTGTAATGAAAATACTTTCCTTGATCTCACTTCTAAGTTCCATGCCTcgtga